The window GCTTCTTGGACAATAAGTATAAACTGCCTTGCACAGATCGTGTTAATCCTTATGGGTTGCGCGCTTGCTTGCTAAATACAGAGTATCAGGACAAAAATCCTGTCCATGTTTCCATTGTATACTACCCAGGACAGGCTTTACTGATTTGAACATATTGATATCTCTTAGTTCTTTGAATATTCCTTTATCCAAATATGGCGAAACATTAAACACACGTTCTTCACCATTATCGAATAATAAATTAAGTGTATAGTCGTCATTAGGACGAACATCCTTGACTCGTGGATTCATGTTTTTCTCATCTCAAAGGTTCAATTTTAAATATTTCCTGCCCATTTATCGCCAGTTCCCAATCGGCCAAAAGTTCATCTCTATGGATTTCGATCCACGCCTGAACCAGCCTCATTTTGCTGGTCTTCAGTTTTCCAGCAATCATCTCTGCATCGACTATGGAAAACACAGCCTCGTCATCTTGGTATTTGACATGAATATGCGGTAGCTTGTGCTGTTGGTTGTCAAAGAAATACATCGAAATGATGATTCCGTAGAAC is drawn from Desulfonatronovibrio magnus and contains these coding sequences:
- a CDS encoding DUF2442 domain-containing protein, with translation MNPRVKDVRPNDDYTLNLLFDNGEERVFNVSPYLDKGIFKELRDINMFKSVKPVLGSIQWKHGQDFCPDTLYLASKRATHKD
- a CDS encoding DUF4160 domain-containing protein, which codes for MQENQKENNKMAIISMFYGIIISMYFFDNQQHKLPHIHVKYQDDEAVFSIVDAEMIAGKLKTSKMRLVQAWIEIHRDELLADWELAINGQEIFKIEPLR